The region GGAACCATTTTACCAATTTAACGACTTGACAAACGTCAGTCAATTTATTAAGTACCACGGTTTACTACTATTTCACATCAGAAAACTCAGGGATGTTagaatttttatatttataatatatattttatatacattgaaAGTGTCGGATCTCAGTCTCTgtcttacattaaaaaaataaaaatgaaataaaatcttaaGTGTTTAGGACCCGAGATCCACAAGGCTAGAAGTTAGCGGTCCCAATAACGAATCTTGGAGCTGGTGCGGATGTCCTTGGATGCTGTGTACCGACTGTGCGGCGCTGAGGCCTGCCAGAGGGTAAGAGGAGCCGCCGGGGTGAGTCATGTTTCCTTGCAGAAGAAGCACGGAGTTCTGGTCTGGGCTTTGCGGTGGAGAGAACTCGTCATCCGAACTGGACATCAGGGACTTGCCGCCATCAAGAGGAGACAGTTGATTCTGTTTGTTGTTGCCGGAATTGTTGTTTTCGCTGTTTtctctgtaaataaataaatacataaataaatatttttaaaaaaccattTAATTTAGACATAAGGCCTCCATTAGTAATACAGCCAACTAATATAATTTAGCATCTCTATTTTGCATAATTGCAGGTTCTGAACGAGgctacaaatatgttcacttctattataaaacaatacacatTATAAAATGTAGGCCTAGTCTCCACAGATCAAACCGGTGAAATTTGTACAAGAATCGATTAACACTGACGGCTTCTAGTAGGCCTATATTGTTGGATTTGCAAATATTATTGTTCTATATCTGTGTACAATAATCGTTTGCATGAAGTTATATACCTTACTGGTAaatcattgttttcattttatttttaaattcctgaaattcaaatgcaaaaaatgGTTGCCGAATCTCAATCGATCTTTATCACTCCCTTATTTGCCGCTTCGCTGTCAGTTGCTACTTTGTTGTCTGTTTAATCTTTAACGTCTGTTTAAACCacatttcttttcataaaataaagtatTCCTTCATATAGGCTACCCGACATGATTATGGAATATGCATGTTTTAGGTGGGTAGGGCTACAAACATGCCCAGTGTAACTTTAATGAATGGCATATGCATTCTCATTAACTGtggacaaaatgaataaatctgtTCGAGATAATCTATTTCCAGTTTTAAACATTTACCAAACTGATCATTAAAGTTGCAATGGCTATCatcaaataaacatttcattttctccaATATCAAGATATCTATGAGATAATATTTCATGATTTTGATAGTATAATGGGTTTTTTCGTTTTGCTTTAAATAATTGTGTGAAGTTTTAGTAAAcccaggtttaaaaaaatatattttcttgtttATACTCTTTAAAATGCTCTAATGCTCTTTAAGAATGCAATAAATTAAACACAGCAAAAGTTCAGTGTTTAGTGTTAAATATCTCTATCGGCTAACAGAGTGCATTTTACTCTTGAGATTTGAGCCAACATGGGTTCGTATATACTCcgagtttaattaacactgaatattttcctGTTCGTGGTTCCAATATGGATCCAATGTATAGGCTATAGAGACTTATATACTAGGCCTACATTCAaccttatttcttattttacaaCACATGACTCAATTTATGCCAAATCTATGCGCGATTAGAAAAAAATTATTGTCAAGCGAAACTTCTAAGCGCCATGTTATTCTATACACTTCGACAAGTAAATGCAATTTTTATCCGCATTTTGTCTGACtgggtgcttttttttttcaagtataAACAGAATTATTACCTTTCTTTGGCCTCGGCAGCTCGGTCTCTCTGTCTTCTGTTTTTAAACCAGTTACTGACTTGCGTAGTGGTCAGTCCCGTGGCCTCGGCCAGTTCTCTTTTCTCCCTGGGGGAAGGATAAGGGTTGTGGGTGTACCACTCCCTTAGAACTCCCCTGGATTTCTCCTTAAAACAGTAACTAGTTTCCTCGCCGTCCCAGATCGTGCGGGGTAGAGGAAATTTCCTTCGGACTCTGTATTTCCCCACCGCGCCGAGTGGTCTGCCCCTCAGTTTCTCAGCCTCCACGTAGTGCGCCTTGAGCCACAGTTGCTGGAGCTTCGGGTGATTGTGTGGGGAGAACTGGTGGCTCTCGAGGATCTTGTAGAGCTCTCTGAAGTTCCCTCGGTGGAAAGCCACCACAGCCTTAGCTTTCAGGACGCTTTCGTTCTTGTGGAGATGGTCGCATGCTGGGAGAGACCACAGAAAGCGACCGAGCCTTTCGAGATTCCCCCCTTGTTGCAGCACCTCGCATACGCACGCCACTTGCTCCTGGGTAAACCCGAAGGAAGGCAACATTGACATAATGTCTGTAGGATAGGTGTTATTCCCCACACCAAAACCGATATCCTTTTACAGCTCGTATGTATTTGCGTCTTCGCGAGGTTGATTGTTGTTTAAGAAAGTTTCACAGCAATCCGAGTCGGTGTTATCCACTGCTGATGTGCACCGGAGTTTTGGATGTTGATTGTTGGGACAATTTGTTCCTGTTCAAGTTATGTCAGGCTTAAAGAGCGCTACGCGGCCCGCTGATTGGTTCTCCGTCCGCCCTATACCCTGGCAGCAGAGCAGAACAAAGTTTGCAGCTCCGTTTCCTCCCTGGAGGACGTCAGGGCTGAAACTGGACCCCCTTCTCCAGTATTACCTGAGGGAGAGGGGCACCTCGATACTAATCAATTATTACAGACCTTTAAAGCCATTTTCATTGAGATCTAAGTCCAGACTCACTCGTTTTGGTGAGGTTTTATTTAATCACGCCAATTCTGCCCATGAATTATTAATGAATCGATAAACAACCCAagcaatttattacattttaatacattattaataatagCTTACGATACAATTTGCAGACGCACCCACATATAAAACTCAACGCATGCTTTCATTCGTGCATTTCCTGGTCTCACATTAGACTTACTACTCATTTTTGGTTGTATAATATAATACGTTGAAACTATAGCTAGATTATGCAGGGTGTATTATATTGTTTCCTGCACAGAAGAGTTCAGATATTCAGATGCGAGGGAAAAGCGCAGGAGCTGGCTACATTCGTGTAGTGCACCTGATCGAAGGGCAACGGCAGGTACTTTTTGTTGAATAGCTCCTGGAGTTGCCAGTTGCTAAGATTGAGATAATGAATGTACTAAGAATTTAAAATTCTTTACATTTCTATGACAGGCGTGCGTTTAAGGGCTCACTTAGAACAATACACACTCTATCATCAGAGATTACCTATTGTCAGCTATTTGATTCTGAGGTGatagcacagacagacagacagctccGAGTTAATTGAGTCTTTGTTAAAATATGCGGTGGATTTGTTCATTCGAATGCATAATCCATGTATTTCCAGAACACACATTCCAAAGCACATAAACAATAGGATCGTGGGAGAAAGCACAATGGATTGAAGATAGAAGGCTTCTTCTTAAATGCGAGTAAGgacatatttcagtttgtggCAGCTCATCTTTTTTACCCAACATGAACACAAGAGTTTGGGAAAGGACAGTAAATACTGCGCTCGGGAATGCATTCAAGAGGGCGAGAAATAGTTGGCATGGCCATGGTATATGGTGCTTAAGATTAAAAGACTATGTTTATAACCATATATCCATATAGCTATATAACTTGTTAGCAAAGCGTTATATTGGTAAAACATATGTACCGAATTCAAGCAATATTTAATTGAAACACAAATAATCACTTGGAAGTTTAATGTCAAGTTTTCAGTGCATAACATTGTcgttgaaattttatttttattccccGATGTTAAGCTATTATGTGGATGGACAGCAATACACTTGTCATATTTACCACTGTACAAAATTCCAAAAATATGCCCAAAATGTAACAACCCAGAAGAACGAGATTCGGGTGAGGTCATGTTGACAATGCAACACTTGATGCTCCTACCGACGGTATTAGTATTTGAACGGAATGACTGTATTCTGTTTCATCCAAAAGTTTCATCCTAAGCACATAGTGTTTTAACTGAAGCATTTGTATCATGTAATTGCTGAAGTAAAAGTATAAGGCATGCAGAAGTTTGCGAATGATTTCAAGTAAGACATTCAATTTGCAAATCTGAATTAACGTATTAGCATATATTTAAGTGCACAGTGTTTTTTATAGGGGTCCTGTTTATATCGGGCTGAAGGATTTTATCCATACAAAAACGGTTTCACTGATTTTTTCTCTCTTACTCTTTTCTTTCTCTATACAGTGAAACATAAAACCGGTCCATTAGTAAATGAGTTCAGTGTTTCGCAAGCTCTTTGCAGCCCAGCCGCTGTTTTAAAgaatagatcacatttctttatcTTCATCTAGATCTGCAATGTGATACCCGGGCAACACGACGCACACAGCCACTCACCCAGAATGGGTTCACTTCTTTATAAAATTACGTATATTTTCGATGCACACatcttcttatttttttaaataaaacacagtTTAGATTTAGCCTACATCTATTTTGCTCTCTTGGtctttatattaaaataaagctGTTACAACTGGTTTTAACAGTCTTACCAGGCACCTGTAAAAACAAACTTTGTCAGTGCCTCGAGACACTTTGACACGAGGAGGTTACTGAAATCTATCCCATTTTGTCTGTCTTTGAGGATAATACAGTGCATTCACCTCCTCCATGTCCTGAACAGATACAACTGACGTAGGTTGTACTCGTCAGAAGAAACAATGTATGAATTTCAGTCATGTTTGTGCTTAGCCTACTGAAGCCTACTTACCTAGCCAAAAACCAAATACACATTTGTTTGATTGACTATACAGACGCTACATAGGAAGTATGTGTAGTCTATATGCATTCTATTGGTCTACATCTTTATGGTAGGCCTAATTGTAGAGATAAGTATTTGGTAACCGGActttaatgtgttttaatgtATGTTAGTGCATACTTCAATTATTTATACGTTGATTTATATTTGGAAACGTATGTGTATCTATTACATTGATTCGTTTTATTTGCCATGCGAAACAAGTTGGACTTATTAAGGCATTAGGCAAATTATTACTCATGACAAACAGGGGTGAAAATGTTACAAATGTAGTTGaataatattcattttcatttgagtAGGCTACCGAATGCGACCACTTACTGATGATATTGGAATTATAGACGTTTCACAATGTGGACATTTTAGACGTTTGTTGTAACCAGCTCACTTACAAGCGATGAAACTCACATTAATTGAACGATCATTTACAACTGAGGTCAGAATTTtagcaaaaaaatattaaaacaccGCACGGAAAACGGAATGACAGATGTCCCGCAATGAAACGCAACGCTAAGTCCAAGAGAACGTAAGAAATGCAGTTCCATGCCTCGTATTTAACGATTTCAGaagatatttcaaaatatagcgTTGAGACTTGGGAGATtgctgagggagggggtgggtgctACAAGTGTATTTCAGAGTATTTAACATTTTGCCGCAGTTTGGATCCAAAAGCCCCAAACAAAGgtaattgtaattaaaaatggaaaagtgAACGGAGGTTAGTGAGGCATGGTCGCCTGACCATTATAGTACCGGCCGCTCTGGCCTCCTAATCAATTCTAATGCAATACCAATTGGGGTGTCTGATGAGCCGCTCTCGGGTTTCTGTAATGTCTCTACCACATTGCGCCGCGCCTCCTCCTTTAACCCGAGAAGCCAAGGGGACGTGCCCATTCTCAGGTCATGATTATTTCAAGATGTGGACGCTTTCTGCCTCTGGGCGACGACTGGCGAGGTCTTTGCTACTGCACACTGCTAAAGCGAATGGGAAGAGGGATAGAAAAGAATAGAAAAAAGAACCACAAATACATACCAAGAAAACACTTCATAAATAACTGTCCCAATTATCTTACATTACCGATTAATAAGTCTCAATAAACACGTGTATATATCGTTTTCTCTGTAGGCTAATTACGAAATGTATAGTTGTCATTTTGTAGCACAAGAAACAAAGCAATCATTTATGTTAAACCAGAACGACGATGTCAGCTGTTCACATTAACAGTGCAGACATTacacaaatatttgaaaatatgtgaACTGTATAGGCCTTGTCATTTGTAAGACTTTCCATCTGGTAAATAGTAATGCTTTCACAAAACGGCTTATTTACTGGAGTTTGCACAGGCAACATAAAATGTTCCCTCTTCACGCAGCAGCATAACTCTTCGAAAGAGCGTGTTTTCTTGACAGAACAAAATAACAGTTTGACAGCATATCAACCCTTGTTTCTGTTATC is a window of Conger conger chromosome 1, fConCon1.1, whole genome shotgun sequence DNA encoding:
- the LOC133107890 gene encoding homeobox protein six1b; its protein translation is MSMLPSFGFTQEQVACVCEVLQQGGNLERLGRFLWSLPACDHLHKNESVLKAKAVVAFHRGNFRELYKILESHQFSPHNHPKLQQLWLKAHYVEAEKLRGRPLGAVGKYRVRRKFPLPRTIWDGEETSYCFKEKSRGVLREWYTHNPYPSPREKRELAEATGLTTTQVSNWFKNRRQRDRAAEAKERENSENNNSGNNKQNQLSPLDGGKSLMSSSDDEFSPPQSPDQNSVLLLQGNMTHPGGSSYPLAGLSAAQSVHSIQGHPHQLQDSLLGPLTSSLVDLGS